The Elusimicrobiota bacterium genome has a window encoding:
- a CDS encoding protein kinase, which translates to MGFSEGLSRRYPNDSRFKGGYAQDLFETGDHAGAVEAAREAIELDPKNPEPYATMSQAKFELGDYEGAAQDARRALDFNPKNLAYQSLLANSRSRAGAGASKGAAPQGGGLVGQSAAGEGGSGVSLQPQGEPGAMPEFRVPAGMVTVEDAERSKQAARAADQFLKERRFGEAVRLTDEALSYNAQNAAAIYTRALAHLLMKAYPLAQADIEAGLRLAPENARMLSLYSRVLSHQRMFDRALEAAERAIRSEPGFAEAYYHKAFALTGLGRRPEALAALGEAARLSPKYQAPYQRALQLPEDADLAFLFSGEALPAVIVQEGARPTGRSRDRNFLLIGIASLVGGFLIALGLLHTLTGEWMKRLKGRLTGSSKGPQSSPLGPVPAGDPSLIAGVYEVRGRLGIGGMGVVYEAFDRHLERKVAVKKMREEIRSDPRESARFLQEARMVAALHHPNIVEIYSIVEDGGDVYLVFQHVDGKTMHQLIDEQRRLPFAEALKLMEGCCAALDYAHRKNIIHRDLKPSNVMLDREGVVKVMDFGVARQAKDSLTRLSMTNTVVGTPPYMAPEQEQGGVCRESDVFALAVCLYEALTGELPYAGTGAAMLLGKMNKSYEPASRLAAGLPPGFDALLERVLEPDPAKRIRTAGEFYRELSSLVTNK; encoded by the coding sequence TTGGGATTCAGTGAGGGATTGTCCCGGCGCTACCCCAATGACTCCCGGTTCAAAGGGGGCTACGCGCAGGACCTGTTCGAGACGGGCGATCACGCCGGGGCCGTCGAGGCCGCGCGCGAGGCCATCGAGCTCGACCCGAAGAATCCCGAGCCCTACGCCACGATGTCGCAGGCCAAGTTCGAGCTCGGCGACTACGAGGGGGCCGCTCAGGACGCCCGGCGCGCCCTCGATTTCAACCCGAAGAACCTGGCTTATCAGTCGCTGCTCGCGAACTCCCGCTCGCGCGCGGGCGCGGGCGCGAGCAAAGGCGCCGCCCCGCAGGGCGGAGGTCTCGTCGGCCAGTCCGCGGCGGGAGAGGGCGGGAGCGGCGTCTCCCTCCAGCCGCAGGGCGAGCCGGGGGCGATGCCCGAGTTCCGCGTCCCCGCCGGCATGGTCACCGTCGAGGACGCCGAGCGCTCCAAGCAGGCCGCCCGGGCCGCCGATCAATTCCTGAAGGAGCGGCGCTTCGGCGAGGCCGTGCGGCTGACCGACGAGGCCCTGTCCTACAACGCCCAGAACGCCGCGGCCATCTACACCCGGGCGCTCGCCCATCTCCTCATGAAGGCCTACCCGCTCGCCCAGGCCGACATCGAGGCCGGCCTGCGCCTGGCGCCCGAGAACGCGCGCATGCTCTCGCTCTACTCGCGGGTCCTCAGCCATCAGCGCATGTTCGACCGGGCGCTCGAGGCGGCCGAGCGCGCCATCCGTTCCGAGCCGGGCTTCGCCGAGGCGTACTACCACAAGGCCTTCGCTCTGACCGGGCTCGGCCGCCGCCCCGAGGCGCTCGCCGCGCTCGGCGAGGCCGCGCGGCTCTCCCCGAAGTACCAGGCGCCCTACCAGCGCGCGCTGCAGCTGCCCGAAGACGCGGACCTCGCCTTCCTCTTCAGCGGAGAAGCCCTCCCGGCGGTCATCGTCCAGGAAGGGGCGCGGCCGACGGGGCGTTCGAGGGACCGGAACTTCCTCCTCATCGGCATCGCGAGCCTCGTCGGCGGCTTCCTCATCGCGCTGGGCCTGCTGCACACGCTCACCGGCGAGTGGATGAAGCGCCTGAAGGGGCGGCTGACGGGGTCCTCGAAGGGCCCGCAGTCCTCCCCGCTCGGGCCGGTCCCGGCCGGCGACCCCTCCCTCATCGCCGGGGTCTACGAGGTGCGCGGGCGGCTCGGCATCGGCGGCATGGGCGTGGTCTACGAGGCCTTCGACCGCCACCTCGAGCGCAAGGTGGCCGTCAAGAAGATGCGCGAGGAGATCCGCTCCGACCCGCGCGAGTCCGCGCGCTTCCTGCAGGAGGCGCGCATGGTGGCGGCGCTCCACCATCCGAACATCGTGGAGATCTACTCCATCGTCGAGGACGGCGGGGACGTCTACCTCGTCTTCCAGCACGTCGACGGCAAGACGATGCACCAGCTCATCGACGAGCAGCGCCGGCTGCCCTTCGCCGAAGCCCTCAAGCTGATGGAGGGCTGCTGCGCCGCGCTCGACTACGCGCACCGCAAGAACATCATCCACCGCGACCTCAAGCCCTCGAACGTCATGCTCGACCGCGAGGGGGTCGTGAAGGTCATGGACTTCGGCGTCGCGCGCCAGGCCAAGGACTCGCTGACGCGGCTCTCCATGACGAACACCGTCGTCGGCACGCCGCCCTACATGGCGCCCGAGCAGGAGCAGGGCGGGGTCTGCCGCGAGTCCGACGTCTTCGCGCTCGCCGTCTGCCTCTACGAGGCCCTCACCGGCGAGCTGCCCTACGCGGGCACCGGGGCCGCGATGCTGCTGGGGAAGATGAACAAGTCCTACGAGCCCGCCTCGCGGCTCGCCGCCGGCCTGCCCCCCGGCTTCGACGCGCTGCTCGAGCGCGTCCTCGAGCCCGACCCCGCCAAGCGCATCCGCACTGCTGGAGAGTTCTACCGAGAACTCTCCAGCTTGGTCACGAACAAGTAA
- a CDS encoding TlyA family RNA methyltransferase, with protein sequence MTRPGKKRLDLLLVERGLFDSRTKAQAALMAGKVEVPGRPRPKAGDLVDEGAELVLLEDAVPFVSRGGLKLQSALERFALQCAGRVAADIGASTGGFTDCLLQHGALKVFAVDVGRGQLDARLRADPRVVNMEKTHASRLPPDAFGASAGRPDLAVVDVSFISATKVLPALLACLKRPCELVVLVKPQFELEPKKVPKGVVRKDEHRQEALARVRAVCAELRLEERGCMDCPVKGPKGNVEFLLYLCRE encoded by the coding sequence ATGACCCGTCCCGGCAAGAAACGGCTCGATTTGCTCCTGGTCGAGCGCGGGCTCTTCGACTCGCGGACCAAGGCGCAGGCCGCGCTCATGGCCGGGAAAGTCGAGGTCCCCGGCCGGCCCCGGCCCAAGGCCGGCGACCTCGTCGACGAGGGAGCGGAGCTCGTCCTCCTCGAGGACGCGGTCCCCTTCGTCTCGCGCGGCGGGCTCAAGCTCCAGAGCGCGCTCGAGCGCTTCGCCCTCCAGTGCGCGGGCCGCGTCGCCGCCGACATCGGCGCCTCGACGGGCGGATTCACCGACTGTCTGCTCCAGCACGGCGCCCTGAAGGTCTTCGCCGTGGACGTCGGGCGCGGCCAGCTCGACGCGCGCCTGCGCGCCGACCCCCGCGTCGTGAACATGGAGAAGACCCACGCCTCGCGCCTCCCCCCCGACGCCTTCGGGGCGTCCGCCGGGCGGCCCGACCTCGCGGTCGTGGACGTCTCCTTCATCTCCGCGACCAAGGTCCTGCCCGCCCTGCTGGCCTGCCTCAAGCGCCCCTGCGAGCTCGTCGTGCTGGTCAAGCCGCAGTTCGAGCTCGAGCCGAAGAAGGTCCCGAAGGGAGTGGTCCGCAAGGACGAGCACCGCCAGGAGGCGCTCGCGCGCGTGCGCGCGGTCTGCGCGGAGCTGCGCCTCGAGGAGCGGGGCTGCATGGACTGCCCCGTCAAAGGCCCCAAGGGCAACGTCGAGTTCCTGCTGTACCTTTGCCGGGAATAG
- a CDS encoding GDSL-type esterase/lipase family protein encodes MSQERPALPRFRLAFLPLLGILAMLLVEGTGYLAFFLKYRQLPYSFATAQFYQEVHLYMADHPYLPYLATKGRAGGIEFNTWGDRGPELESPKRRVRVLCYGGSTTYDARWPWALQKMLGADKYEVVIAAQNGATSADTLVNFLLIHQDLQPDFVLALEGINDLESSYTPGFRPDYAHRRRKIGATPYPVFDRLPRWFNASSAYVLLRWRIVGPRGDLRALFTRPGPYDFERGPFGLPTFERNLRTLNLLARNVGARLVLGTPPYHRAKAERRLGRAFADGWQKGLDAENAIVRRLAAGNSGILLADAARHVPLDDAYFQDFCHFTDEGGRLVAESFFDALKRAGAVR; translated from the coding sequence GTGAGCCAGGAGAGGCCCGCGCTGCCGCGTTTCCGTCTCGCCTTTCTTCCGCTGCTGGGCATTCTCGCGATGCTCCTCGTCGAGGGGACCGGCTATCTGGCCTTCTTCCTCAAGTACCGCCAGCTTCCCTATTCGTTCGCGACCGCGCAGTTCTACCAGGAGGTCCACCTCTACATGGCGGACCACCCGTACCTGCCCTACCTCGCGACCAAGGGCCGCGCGGGCGGCATCGAGTTCAACACCTGGGGCGACCGCGGGCCCGAGCTCGAGAGCCCGAAGCGGCGGGTCCGCGTGCTCTGCTACGGGGGTTCGACGACCTACGACGCCCGCTGGCCGTGGGCGCTGCAGAAGATGCTGGGCGCGGACAAGTACGAGGTCGTCATCGCCGCGCAGAACGGGGCCACGAGCGCGGACACCCTCGTGAACTTCCTGCTCATCCATCAGGATCTCCAGCCCGACTTCGTCCTGGCGCTCGAAGGCATCAACGACCTCGAGTCGTCCTACACGCCGGGCTTCCGCCCCGACTACGCCCACCGCCGGCGCAAGATCGGCGCGACGCCGTATCCGGTCTTCGACCGGCTACCGCGCTGGTTCAACGCCTCGAGCGCCTACGTGCTCCTGCGCTGGCGGATCGTCGGGCCGCGCGGCGACCTGCGCGCGCTCTTCACGCGGCCCGGGCCCTACGACTTCGAGCGCGGCCCCTTCGGCTTGCCGACCTTCGAGCGCAACCTCCGGACCCTGAACCTGCTCGCAAGGAACGTCGGAGCCCGGCTCGTCCTGGGCACCCCGCCCTACCACCGCGCCAAGGCCGAGCGCCGGCTGGGGCGCGCGTTCGCCGACGGCTGGCAGAAGGGGCTCGACGCGGAGAACGCGATCGTGCGGCGTCTCGCCGCCGGGAACTCCGGCATCCTTCTCGCCGACGCGGCGCGCCATGTGCCCCTCGACGACGCGTACTTCCAGGACTTCTGCCACTTCACCGACGAGGGGGGGCGGCTGGTCGCCGAGTCCTTCTTCGACGCGCTGAAGCGGGCGGGCGCCGTCCGCTAG
- a CDS encoding lysylphosphatidylglycerol synthase transmembrane domain-containing protein, whose amino-acid sequence MASRLKAKSSIVGGLLVGAALLWLAFRDIDFSRLAGIYANVSLLVVVPVFFATAGEMFLRALKWSILLEPSRPVRLWDAFRLEVSGMALNNVLPLRLGEIVRGTFGAGLFGIPVATVFATLVAERALDTIVLGALFVIAARLGGLGDALIRWGGCAGLLFAGLLTCLLVLVFIDEIMTHRSLGGLLRRFPRAAKGLGHLGMGIRAFHSFPTAAALVVLAVGQWLLNALNFYIVARAFGISGVLDVSKCVVMIFGAAVASAVPGMPGYFGNFEFAIARMAGSWGVDKDVAFAYATCVHLFGYVFVTAAGMLFVSQMGQSLGEVWERFRDRAADDGR is encoded by the coding sequence GTGGCATCGAGGCTGAAAGCGAAATCCTCCATCGTCGGCGGCCTGCTCGTCGGCGCCGCACTGCTGTGGCTCGCCTTCCGGGACATCGACTTCAGTCGACTGGCGGGGATCTACGCGAACGTTTCTCTGCTGGTCGTTGTTCCGGTCTTCTTTGCGACGGCGGGGGAGATGTTTCTGCGGGCGCTGAAGTGGAGCATCCTGCTCGAGCCTTCGCGTCCCGTGCGGCTCTGGGATGCGTTCCGGCTGGAGGTCTCGGGGATGGCCTTGAACAACGTCCTGCCGCTGCGCCTCGGCGAGATCGTGCGCGGGACCTTCGGCGCCGGGCTCTTCGGGATTCCCGTCGCGACGGTGTTCGCAACGCTCGTGGCGGAGCGTGCGCTGGACACCATCGTCCTCGGCGCGCTCTTCGTCATAGCGGCTCGGCTCGGCGGCTTAGGCGACGCCCTCATCCGCTGGGGGGGCTGTGCCGGACTCCTGTTCGCGGGACTTCTGACGTGCTTGCTGGTCCTGGTCTTCATCGATGAGATCATGACGCACCGCTCTCTCGGGGGGCTTCTGCGCAGGTTCCCGCGGGCGGCGAAGGGGCTGGGCCATCTGGGCATGGGCATCCGGGCCTTCCATTCCTTCCCGACCGCCGCCGCGCTCGTCGTGCTCGCGGTCGGACAGTGGCTGCTGAACGCGCTGAACTTCTATATCGTGGCCCGCGCGTTCGGTATCAGCGGCGTACTGGACGTTTCGAAGTGCGTGGTGATGATCTTCGGTGCCGCGGTCGCCTCCGCCGTCCCCGGCATGCCCGGCTACTTCGGCAACTTCGAGTTCGCCATCGCGAGGATGGCAGGCTCCTGGGGGGTGGACAAAGACGTGGCGTTCGCGTACGCCACCTGCGTGCACCTCTTCGGGTACGTGTTCGTGACGGCGGCTGGAATGCTGTTCGTCTCCCAGATGGGGCAGTCGCTCGGCGAGGTCTGGGAGCGGTTCCGAGATAGGGCGGCGGATGACGGGCGGTAG
- a CDS encoding DUF5989 family protein, which produces MAERQSLLREFFGFLSHNKKWWLTPILLVLAVLAALIFLGGTAAAPFIYTLF; this is translated from the coding sequence ATGGCCGAGCGACAGTCGCTGCTGCGCGAGTTCTTCGGCTTCCTGAGCCACAACAAGAAGTGGTGGCTCACGCCGATTCTGCTGGTGCTGGCCGTGCTCGCGGCTCTCATCTTCCTCGGCGGCACCGCCGCCGCCCCGTTCATCTACACGCTTTTCTAG
- a CDS encoding SxtJ family membrane protein gives MDKEPSEKKIREFGWGLFVFGALLAGLSWWRGRHEEAFVVLPVCAVLGVLTLASARAGKAIYRGWTAVASLIGGVVSVVALAAAYYLVLTPIALILRATGRDALRLRRPSAGESCWVPLSVPENKSYFERLF, from the coding sequence ATGGACAAAGAGCCGAGTGAGAAGAAGATCCGGGAGTTCGGCTGGGGGCTCTTCGTGTTCGGAGCGCTTCTCGCCGGCCTCTCATGGTGGCGCGGACGCCATGAGGAGGCCTTCGTCGTCCTCCCCGTCTGCGCCGTCCTCGGCGTCCTCACCCTCGCCTCCGCGCGGGCGGGGAAGGCGATCTACCGCGGCTGGACCGCCGTCGCCTCGCTCATCGGAGGGGTCGTCTCCGTCGTCGCGCTGGCCGCCGCCTACTACCTCGTCCTCACGCCGATCGCCCTGATCCTGCGCGCGACGGGGCGCGACGCGCTGCGCCTGCGCCGGCCGTCCGCGGGGGAGAGCTGCTGGGTCCCGCTCTCCGTGCCGGAAAATAAATCGTATTTCGAGAGGTTGTTCTGA
- a CDS encoding carbamoyltransferase: MPKLVLGLSAYYHDSAAALVRDGEIVAAAQEERFSRVKHDRRFPIHAVRYCLEEAGASLKDLDAVVYYDKPLLTFDRLLETYIAYAPRGFTSFRAAVPAWIKEKLHLPREMDEALGGEYPGKFSFCLHHLSHAASAFYPSPFERAAILTIDGVGEWSTTTLGVGHGAKIELRKEIRFPHSLGLLYSAFTYYLGFKVNSGEYKVMGLAPYGEPRFYDRIVNDIIDIREDGSFWMDMKYFDYCGGLTMTSPAFDELFGGPARPPESKLGRREMDLAASLQKVVNEVLLRLARHARKETGEKNLCLAGGVALNCVANGELLREKIFDGLFIQPAAGDAGGALGSALFGYHALLDGPRPARTGDAMKGALLGPAFGRDEILKDVAAAGVRRREIPKDRYYDQLCEWLEQGKVIGVLNGRMEFGPRALGSRSIIGDARSVEMQSKMNLKIKFRESFRPFAPAVLAADVSEWFDMEGESPYMLLVAPVREKHRKAVPADKAHLEGIDKLKLPRSSVPAITHVDYSARVQTAAEKSSPFFYHLLERFKARTGCPVIVNTSFNVRGEPIVCRPSEAIRCFLNTDMDVLVLEDVALLKEEQAEGSADREKYLQQFSLD, translated from the coding sequence ATGCCGAAGCTCGTCCTGGGCCTCTCCGCCTACTACCACGACAGCGCCGCCGCGCTCGTGCGCGACGGGGAGATCGTCGCGGCCGCGCAGGAGGAACGCTTCAGTCGGGTCAAGCACGACCGGCGCTTCCCCATCCATGCGGTCCGCTACTGCCTCGAAGAGGCGGGCGCCTCGCTCAAGGACCTCGACGCGGTCGTCTACTACGACAAGCCGCTCCTGACGTTCGACCGCCTGCTCGAGACCTATATCGCCTACGCGCCGCGCGGATTCACCAGCTTCCGCGCCGCCGTCCCGGCCTGGATCAAGGAGAAGCTCCACCTGCCGCGCGAGATGGACGAGGCGCTCGGCGGAGAGTACCCCGGGAAGTTCAGCTTCTGCCTCCACCACCTCTCGCACGCGGCCTCGGCCTTCTACCCTTCGCCCTTCGAGCGCGCCGCGATCCTCACCATCGACGGGGTCGGCGAGTGGAGCACGACCACCCTCGGGGTCGGACACGGCGCGAAGATCGAGCTGCGCAAGGAGATCCGCTTCCCGCACTCGCTCGGCCTCCTCTACAGCGCCTTCACTTACTACCTCGGCTTCAAGGTGAACTCGGGCGAGTACAAGGTGATGGGCCTCGCCCCCTACGGCGAGCCGCGCTTCTACGACCGCATCGTCAACGACATCATCGACATCCGGGAGGACGGCTCCTTCTGGATGGACATGAAGTACTTCGACTACTGCGGGGGGCTCACGATGACCTCCCCGGCCTTCGACGAGCTCTTCGGCGGCCCGGCGCGGCCCCCGGAGTCGAAGCTCGGCCGCCGCGAGATGGACCTCGCGGCCTCGCTGCAGAAGGTCGTCAACGAGGTCCTGCTCCGGCTCGCCCGGCACGCGCGCAAGGAGACCGGCGAGAAGAACCTCTGCCTCGCCGGCGGCGTCGCCCTCAACTGCGTGGCCAACGGAGAGCTCCTGCGCGAGAAGATCTTCGACGGGCTCTTCATCCAGCCCGCGGCCGGCGACGCCGGCGGCGCGCTGGGCTCCGCCCTCTTCGGCTACCATGCGCTCCTCGACGGCCCGCGCCCCGCGCGGACCGGGGACGCGATGAAGGGCGCCCTGCTCGGCCCCGCCTTCGGCCGCGACGAGATCCTCAAGGACGTCGCCGCCGCCGGCGTGCGCCGGCGCGAGATCCCGAAGGACCGGTATTACGACCAGCTCTGCGAGTGGCTCGAGCAGGGCAAGGTCATCGGCGTGCTCAACGGTCGCATGGAGTTCGGCCCCCGCGCGTTGGGCTCGCGCAGCATCATCGGCGACGCGCGCAGCGTCGAGATGCAGAGCAAGATGAACCTCAAGATCAAGTTCCGCGAGAGCTTCCGGCCCTTCGCCCCCGCGGTCCTCGCTGCGGACGTCTCGGAGTGGTTCGACATGGAGGGGGAGAGCCCCTACATGCTGCTCGTCGCCCCCGTGCGCGAGAAGCACCGCAAGGCCGTCCCCGCGGACAAGGCGCACCTCGAGGGCATCGACAAGCTCAAGCTCCCGCGTTCCTCGGTCCCCGCGATCACGCACGTCGACTACAGCGCGCGCGTGCAGACCGCCGCCGAGAAGTCGAGCCCCTTCTTCTACCACCTCCTCGAGCGCTTCAAGGCCCGGACCGGCTGCCCGGTCATCGTCAACACGAGCTTCAACGTGCGCGGCGAGCCCATCGTCTGCCGGCCCTCCGAGGCCATCCGCTGCTTCCTCAACACCGACATGGACGTCCTCGTCCTTGAGGACGTCGCGCTTTTGAAGGAGGAGCAGGCCGAGGGCTCGGCGGACCGCGAAAAATACCTCCAGCAGTTCTCCCTGGATTAG
- a CDS encoding radical SAM protein yields the protein MPPPPARATDVVFVVSPANAASMFMPFYFLYLAGYLEEHGFTVAIVDTHSKDPEENVRTILQAIDALKPRFVGLASFVTDYDQVLSLAKDIRRRSDAKILAGNAHPSIAPEDFLFEGSPFDVVVRGEGERTLRQLLAEYREDSDLERIPGIAYRRDGRVRITPNRELMDLSECALPAYHKLDLRWYQRPTKNILRRLTTVGAVIYLGRGCPFHCTFCASDSVWQANARPHGMSPVRKRPMSAVIRELRLLQDEHGFDFFYILDDTFGIREEDIVAFCEAYRASGLRMLWGAETRVNCIRTPEIMALLKDSGCIQLDFGVETGSPELLKRIRKAATVEQTVAAFDLCRRHGIRTFANMLLNLPGETEEDLRLTHELLARIRPTFTSIGVTMPYPGTEIARGLSRPIGREDYGKFNRIFPPEEYRLSAHRRNLARLLFSWFLRYGVVAPVEWSLFCADARYWKKLVSSRHRWRYLLFFAKDIPLNFLRYLAFFRHYLPRPLKN from the coding sequence ATGCCCCCTCCCCCCGCGCGTGCGACGGACGTCGTCTTCGTCGTGTCCCCGGCCAATGCGGCCTCGATGTTCATGCCGTTCTATTTCCTCTATCTGGCGGGCTACCTCGAGGAGCACGGCTTCACCGTCGCCATCGTCGACACGCACTCCAAGGACCCCGAGGAGAACGTCCGGACCATCCTGCAAGCGATCGACGCGCTGAAGCCGAGGTTCGTCGGCCTCGCCTCGTTCGTGACCGATTACGACCAGGTCCTCTCCTTGGCCAAGGACATCCGGCGCCGCTCGGACGCGAAGATCCTGGCCGGCAACGCCCATCCCTCCATCGCGCCCGAGGATTTCCTCTTCGAAGGGAGCCCGTTCGACGTCGTCGTGCGCGGGGAAGGCGAGCGGACGCTCCGGCAGCTCCTCGCCGAGTACCGCGAGGACTCCGACCTCGAAAGGATCCCGGGGATCGCCTACCGCCGGGACGGACGGGTGAGGATCACCCCGAACCGGGAACTGATGGACCTCTCCGAATGCGCCCTGCCGGCCTATCACAAACTGGACCTGCGCTGGTATCAGCGGCCGACCAAGAACATCCTGCGGCGTCTGACGACCGTGGGCGCCGTCATCTACCTCGGCCGGGGCTGTCCATTCCACTGCACCTTCTGCGCATCCGATTCCGTCTGGCAGGCCAACGCCCGGCCGCACGGGATGTCGCCGGTCCGCAAGCGCCCGATGTCGGCCGTGATCCGGGAGCTGCGGCTCCTGCAGGACGAGCACGGCTTCGACTTCTTCTACATCCTCGACGACACCTTCGGGATCCGCGAGGAGGACATCGTCGCGTTCTGCGAGGCCTACAGAGCGAGCGGCCTCCGGATGCTCTGGGGCGCCGAGACCCGGGTCAACTGCATCCGCACCCCGGAGATCATGGCTCTGCTCAAGGACTCCGGCTGCATCCAGCTGGATTTCGGGGTGGAGACGGGCTCGCCCGAGCTGCTCAAGCGCATCCGCAAGGCGGCGACCGTCGAGCAGACGGTCGCCGCGTTCGACCTCTGCCGCCGGCACGGGATCCGGACCTTCGCGAACATGCTGTTGAACCTTCCCGGGGAGACGGAAGAGGACCTCCGGCTCACGCACGAGCTCCTCGCGCGGATCCGCCCGACCTTCACGTCGATCGGCGTCACCATGCCCTATCCCGGGACCGAGATCGCGAGAGGGCTCTCCCGCCCCATCGGCCGGGAGGATTACGGCAAGTTCAACCGCATCTTCCCCCCCGAGGAATATCGCCTGAGCGCGCACCGGCGCAACCTCGCGCGGCTGCTCTTCTCCTGGTTCCTCCGCTACGGCGTCGTGGCGCCCGTCGAATGGAGCCTGTTCTGCGCCGACGCCCGATACTGGAAGAAGCTGGTCTCCTCCCGGCACCGCTGGCGATACCTGCTCTTCTTCGCGAAGGACATCCCCCTGAACTTCCTGCGCTACCTCGCGTTCTTCCGACACTATCTTCCCCGCCCCCTCAAGAATTGA
- a CDS encoding pyridoxal phosphate-dependent aminotransferase — protein MRIDTKRTIPNESRVCNPSKAALQSEQAMSIKYNNMVYEMQKDKVDVIVLSLGEAFFDIPLFPFDDLPFPQLYHYSHSRGLPELRESLAGYFREQYGVRFDPAKEIIVTAGSKIAIHMALMAILDPGDEVLIHEPAWVSYPEQVRLCHARPVQVPHDVDVSGFEKFITPRMKAIIINNPNNPRGYVFTEAELRRICDLAEKHNLFVVSDEAYSDFLPEGERFVSLGVLDPEKRRSIICNSISKNYGISGWRLGYVIANPGITDQILKINQHLITCPATILQLYIAKHFSEIIRITKPQIAEVVRKRKLVASHMDRIGLKYLPGEATFYFFVSIAGSSLTSEEFCTKLLVEKHVSTVPGLGYGKSCDGFIRVSVGTESMERTLRGIDAVKALIDATRTR, from the coding sequence ATGAGAATAGACACGAAGCGCACGATCCCGAACGAAAGCCGCGTCTGCAACCCCTCTAAGGCCGCGCTGCAGAGCGAGCAGGCCATGTCCATCAAGTACAACAACATGGTCTACGAGATGCAGAAGGACAAGGTGGACGTGATCGTCCTCTCCCTGGGAGAGGCGTTCTTCGACATCCCCCTCTTCCCCTTCGACGACCTCCCGTTCCCGCAGCTATACCACTACAGCCACTCGCGCGGCCTCCCCGAGCTGAGGGAGAGTCTGGCGGGGTATTTCCGCGAGCAGTACGGCGTGCGCTTCGACCCCGCGAAGGAGATCATCGTGACGGCCGGCTCGAAAATCGCGATCCACATGGCTCTGATGGCGATCCTCGACCCGGGAGATGAGGTCCTCATCCACGAGCCGGCCTGGGTCAGCTATCCGGAACAGGTCAGGCTCTGCCACGCCCGTCCGGTGCAAGTGCCCCACGATGTGGACGTATCCGGGTTCGAAAAGTTCATCACCCCCCGGATGAAGGCCATCATCATCAACAACCCGAACAACCCGCGCGGATATGTTTTTACTGAAGCCGAGCTCCGCCGCATCTGCGACCTAGCAGAGAAGCACAACCTCTTCGTCGTCTCCGACGAGGCGTACAGCGACTTCCTCCCAGAGGGAGAGCGTTTCGTCTCCCTGGGCGTCTTGGACCCGGAGAAGCGGCGCTCCATCATCTGCAACTCCATCTCGAAGAACTACGGGATCTCCGGCTGGCGGTTGGGCTACGTCATCGCGAACCCCGGGATCACGGACCAGATCCTGAAGATCAACCAGCATCTGATCACCTGCCCCGCCACGATCCTCCAGCTCTACATCGCCAAGCATTTCTCCGAGATCATCCGGATCACCAAACCGCAGATCGCCGAGGTCGTGCGGAAAAGGAAGCTCGTGGCCAGCCACATGGACCGCATCGGCCTGAAATACCTTCCCGGCGAGGCGACCTTCTACTTTTTCGTCTCGATCGCCGGCTCCTCCCTCACCTCCGAGGAGTTCTGCACGAAGCTCCTCGTCGAGAAGCACGTCAGCACCGTCCCAGGACTCGGCTACGGAAAGAGCTGCGACGGGTTCATCCGCGTGTCGGTCGGGACGGAGAGCATGGAACGGACGCTGCGGGGCATCGACGCCGTCAAGGCCCTCATCGACGCCACCCGGACGCGCTAG